From Podospora bellae-mahoneyi strain CBS 112042 chromosome 3, whole genome shotgun sequence, the proteins below share one genomic window:
- the PRP4 gene encoding U4/U6 small nuclear ribonucleoprotein prp4 (EggNog:ENOG503NU45; COG:T), producing the protein MASPVPSSDEGEIVEATSLPRAERNIDVDRRGRHHQGRQASREPEYDTAARRSHSPRGWKRTSDDRDDRHTRDRREPRQFRVRYEDNNRDDRRHGRDLDRPPSRGSELLYDERPTHSGHRDYRGGSDRNRGSDRGYGRDRGHDDYPDKRPRNHSRSPRDRRDRGRRDRGRYGSDRHAADEHKYSAHVDRQSQNGSLSKKASSMEASGVSKNHAKIDQGATAERGINELAISQNGTPTQESAQAVEPDMDWDPDAVMDEEAREKAEIERRRRLREAAYKRGIGASTPTIQSLQAGEKNVSSPASTRQSTPGLLKVDAATPNSNGISSPALSPGKAQEDMSATALNFADDQALINAHIRAKSHDEDGPSAADYDPTVDMQEDEKRDEQRHGNVGLHGELRDPSQPEAATVSASGEQENGTKKADEDDDDFDMFADDFDEQKFAAPAQPKAAAADDSRPQHGAGGKNIEGDDKDGYYKIRPGELLDGRYQVLTTLGRGMFSGVARAVDVTNKQVVAIKIMRNNDALRKGGFTEIAILQKLNAADPDNKKHLVRFERSFEYKGHLCMAFENLSMNLREVLKKFGNNVGINLNATRIYASQIFIALGHMRKCSIIHADLKPDNILVNEARNVLKICDLGTAIDRSDAATASTEITPYLVSRFYRAPEIILGMPYDYAVDMWSIGCTLYELYTGKILFTGDSNNQMLKNIMEIRGKLSAKMYRRGQLSSIHFDELGNFISVERDKVLGKTTVKTLPVVKPTRDLRTRLLAASSGMNDSETRDLNHFIDLLERCLTLNPDKRLTPAEALRHPFFPQKTHPSTAAR; encoded by the exons ATGGCATCTCCAGTTCCCAGTTCGGATGAAGGGGAAATTGTAGAGGCAACTTCCCTGCCTCGCGCTGAACGAAACATTGATGTTGACCGAAGAGGcagacatcatcaaggaAGACAAGCGTCCCGCGAGCCCGAGTATGATACGGCAGCTCGACGTAGCCACTCTCCTCGGGGCTGGAAAAGAACCAGCGATGATCGGGACGACCGCCATACTCGCGATAGACGGGAACCACGCCAGTTCCGCGTACGCTATGAGGACAACAACCGAGATGACCGTCGCCATGGCCGCGACTTAGATCGCCCTCCCTCTCGCGGATCCGAATTGCTGTACGACGAACGCCCGACTCACTCTGGACATCGAGACTATCGCGGTGGCAGTGACCGCAACCGTGGCTCCGACCGAGGTTATGGCAGGGACCGCGGTCATGATGACTACCCAGACAAGCGGCCTAGAAACCACAGTCGCTCTCCCAGAGATCGCCGTGATCGGGGAAGGCGAGACAGGGGCCGTTATGGCTCGGACCGTCATGCGGCAGACGAACACAAGTATAGTGCCCATGTCGATAGACAGTCGCAAAACGGCTCCCTCTCCAAGAAGGCCAGCTCTATGGAAGCTTCGGGTGTTTCCAAAAACCATGCTAAAATTGACCAAGGTGCAACGGCTGAACGCGGTATCAATGAGCTTGCTATCTCACAGAACGG TACTCCCACTCAAGAGTCTGCTCAGGCTGTCGAACCTGACATGGACTGGGACCCAGATGCTGTCATGGACGAGGAAGCTAGGGAGAAGGCCGAAATCGAACGTCGTCGCCGCCTCAGAGAAGCTGCCTACAAGAGAGGTATTGGAGCTTCAACCCCCACTATTCAATCATTGCAGGCTGGCGAAAAGAATGTGTCCAGTCCAGCATCCACTCGCCAGAGCACCCCTGGTCTCCTGAAAGTGGACGCAGCTACTCCCAACTCTA ACGGCATCTCATCACCAGCTCTGTCCCCTGGTAAAGCCCAAGAGGATATGTCTGCAACGGCCCTCAATTTTGCTGATGATCAAGCTCTCATTAATGCTCACATTCGAGCCAAGTCTCATGACGAGGATGGCCCTTCAGCTGCAGATTATGACCCGACCGTGGACATGCAGGAAGACGAGAAACGGGATGAGCAGCGACATGGCAACGTAGGGTTACATGGTGAGCTGCGAGACCCCTCCCAGCCAGAGGCTGCCACGGTTTCCGCTTCGGGGGAGCAAGAGAATGGCACCAAGAAAGcagacgaagacgacgatgacttCGACATGTTTGCGGATGACTTCGACGAGCAGAAGTTCGCAGCTCCAGCGCAGCCGAAGGCTGCGGCAGCTGACGATAGTAGACCTCAGCATGGCGCAGGCGGCAAAAATATCGAGGGGGACGACAAGGACGGCTACTACAAGATTCGGCCTGGTGAGCTCCTCGATGGTCGCTATCAGGTTCTCACTACCCTCGGCCGTGGCATGTTTTCAGGGGTAGCACGTGCTGTTGATGTCACCAACAAGCAAGTGGTTGCCATCAAGATCATGCGGAACAATGATGCGCTGCGGAAAGGCGGTTTTACAGAGATTGCCATTCTTCAGAAGCTCAACGCGGCCGACCCGGACAACAAAAAGCATCTGGTTCGGTTTGAAAGATCATTCGAGTACAAGGGCCACTTGTGTATGGCGTTTGAGAATTTGAGCATGAACCTGCGCGAAGTTTTGAAGAAGTTTGGCAACAATGTGGGCATCAATCTGAATGCGACTCGGATATATGCCTCCCAAATTTTCATTGCCCTTGGACATATGCGCAAGTGCAGCATCATTCATGCTGATTTGAAGCCTGACAATATTCTG GTCAACGAGGCGCGGAATGTGCTCAAGATTTGCGATTTGGGAACAGCCATCGATCGTTCAGACGCGGCAACGGCGTCGACAGAGATTACACCGTACTTGGTCAGCAGATTCTATCGTGCCCCTGAAATCATCCTGGGCATGCCTTACGACTATGCCGTGGATATGTGGTCAATTGGATGCACCCTCTACGAGTTGTATACCGGCAAGATTCTCTTTACTGGCGATAGCAACAACCAGATGCTCAAAAACATCATGGAGATCCGCGGAAAGCTCAGTGCCAAGATGTACCGACGCGGCCAACTTTCGAGCATACACTTTGACGAGCTCGGCAACTTCATCAGCGTGGAACGGGACAAGGTTCTTGGAAAG ACCACAGTGAAGACCTTGCCCGTCGTTAAGCCAACCCGGGATTTGCGTACCCGCCTCCTCGCGGCTTCGAGCGGTATGAACGACTCGGAGACCAGGGATTTAAACCATTTCATTGACCTGCTTGAGCGTTGCCTGACGCTGAATCCCGACAAACGGCTCACGCCTGCAGAGGCGTTACGCCACCCCTTTTTTCCTCAGAAGACGCACccatccaccgccgcccGATAG
- a CDS encoding hypothetical protein (EggNog:ENOG503NUS1; COG:S) — MAEKDPGQILLDLLADPFSTQLQKTAIIAALGSSIGTTAVIAFLFSILRPFNSVVYAPKLKHADEKHAPPPMGKGFFAWVTPLWKTTEEDMVNLIGMDATIFMRFTRMCRNIFAILTVLGCAILIPVNWTATTRVGIEDNWLSKITPNLVWGSAQWASVSVAWIFDIVVCVFLWWNYRKVVHLRRKYYESEEYQHSLHSRTLMVYDIPKNLGSDEGIARIIDSVVPSSSFSRTAIARDVRILPSLIESHGKTVRKLEKVLAVYLKDPKNLPPARPLCRPSKKDHSYASYPKGHKVDAIDYLTERIKLLELEIKDVRQRVDKRVTMPYGFASYSDISETHSIAYLCRKKKPQGAIIKLAPRPNDIIWENMPLSPSARRRRRLWNNFWMAVLTILWIVPNAFIAVFLVNLSNLGLVWKEFRDELASSPQFWSIVQGIASPAIMSLVYLLLPIAFRRMSIRAGDKTKTGRERHVVAKLYAFFTFNNLFIFSVFSAIWGFTATVVQRTNNGQDAWKAIYEADFGFLLFLSLIKVSPFWVSWLLQRQLGAAIDLAQLWTLFYSFVVRKFSNPTPRELIELTAPPPFDYASYYNYFLFYATVALCYAPIQPLVLPAAALFFCIDVAFKKYLLLYIFVTKTESGGMFWRVLFNRFLFGTFLANLVTFLVVWVRGIQVDRTQVYALAPLPILLIVFKIVCSRVYDDKIHFYATRFTKQGRTEEGLNAKEQSMRNDRLAARFGHPALYKPLITPMVHAKAQNVLASIYQGRLSDGREAGGLGDSVSVSGYSDTYVMDSMMSGKAGKASPSMPGFEVVPESRLDFEFYKNRDEFAEDHGAGELFGSDIHRPGTPGTIMSGPDSRPGTPSGGMGFGANRRLLSPYNDPGAGPSSSGYVGPSVYSPPILGAHEVPSRSRSPLYSLGNDSGANLVQGAALMPVSSYPTTPAAGGPGDGSYDGDVGTYRPGVPTIPPGIFGGGPRYGGLPQSDQEFGQPATSQDPTQYDYFRGPRRGTPGPPGGGNGGNTYRG, encoded by the exons ATGGCGGAAAAGGATCCTGGGCAGATCCTCCTGGATTTGCTGGCTGATCCCTTTTCAACACAG TTGCAAAAAACTGCCATCATTGCTGCGCTGGGCTCTTCCATCGGAACCACAGCCGTGatcgccttcctcttttcGATTCTCCGACCGTTCAATAGTGTTGTATATGCGCCGAAGCTCAAACATGCCGACGAAAAACATGCCCCGCCGCCGATGGGGAAGGGCTTCTTTGCTTGGGTTACCCCGTTGTGGAAGACAACCGAGGAGGATATGGTCAACTTGATCGGGATGGACGCCACCATCTTCATGCGATTTACAAGGATGTGCCGCAACATATTTGCCATCCTCACAGTTCTCGGCTGCGCTATCTTGATTCCTGTCAACTGGACTGCAACGACTCGCGTGGGCATCGAAGACAACTGGCTCTCCAAGATTACGCCTAACTTGGTGTGGGGGTCGGCTCAGTGGGCGAGTGTCAGCGTGGCCTGGATCTTTGACATTGTTGTTTGTGTCTTTCTCTGGTGGAACTATAGAAAGGTTGTCCATTTGAGGCGAAAGTACTACGAGAGCGAGGAGTATCAACACAGTTTGCACAGCCGTACGCTGATG GTGTACGATATTCCAAAGAACCTAGGCTCAGACGAGGGTATCGCTCGAATTATCGATAGTGTGGTCCCGAGCTCTTCCTTCTCAAGAACTGCCATCGCTCGTGATGTCAGGATTCTCCCAAGTCTCATTGAGTCGCATGGCAAGACAGTCAGGAAGCTCGAAAAGGTCCTGGCAGTCTATCTGAAGGACCCCAAAAATCTGCCACCAGCAAGACCTCTCTGTCGACCTTCCAAGAAGGACCACTCATACGCAAGCTATCCCAAGGGCCACAAGGTCGACGCCATTGACTATCTTACCGAGCGCAtcaagctgctggagctcgaGATCAAAGATGTTCGGCAAAGGGTGGATAAGAGAGTGACCATGCCGTATGGTTTTGCGTCATACTCAGATATCTCCGAGACACACTCCATCGCCTACCTGTgtcggaagaagaagcctcAAGGTGCGATCATCAAGCTGGCTCCTCGGCCAAACGACATCATCTGGGAGAACATGCCGCTGAGTCCATCAGCTCGCCGTAGGAGGCGCCTGTGGAACAATTTCTGGATGGCGGTTCTCACTATTCTGTGGATTGTTCCCAATGCTTTCATCGCCGTCTTCCTGGTCAATCTGAGTAACTTGGGCTTGGTATGGAAAGAGTTCCGGGACGAACTGGCCAGCAGCCCCCAGTTCTGGTCCATTGTTCAGGGTATCGCATCTCCGGCAATCATGTCACTTGTTTACCTGCTACTTCCGATTGCTTTCCGCCGCATGTCCATCAGAGCAGGCGACAAGACTAAAACGGGAAGAGAGCGCCATGTCGTCGCGAAACTGTACGCCTTCTTCACtttcaacaacctcttcatcttctccgTTTTCAGTGCCATCTGGGGATTTACTGCTACGGTTGTTCAGAGGACCAACAACGGTCAGGATGCTTGGAAGGCCATCTACGAAGCCGATTTCGGATTTCTCCTGTTCCTCTCACTCATCAAAGTGTCTCCTTTCTGGGTCTCATGGCTCCTGCAGAGACAGCTCGGTGCGGCGATTGATCTTGCGCAACTGTGGACTCTCTTCTACAGCTTCGTTGTGCGAAAGTTCTCTAACCCAACGCCTCGGGAACTGATCGAGCtcacagcaccaccgccctttGATTACGCCAGCTACTACAACTACTTCCTTTTCTACGCCACCGTCGCCCTCTGCTATGCCCCCATTCAGCCTCTTGTCCTCCCTGCGGCAGCACTGTTCTTCTGTATCGATGTGGCTTTCAAGAAGTACTTGTTGCTCTACATTTTCGTTACGAAGACGGAAAGCGGAGGCATGTTCTGGCGCGTGCTGTTCAACCGTTTCCTGTTCGGGACCTTTCTTGCCAACCTGGTCACCTTCTTGGTCGTTTGGGTCCGTGGCATCCAAGTCGATCGGACCCAGGTATATGCTCTGGCACCGCTGCCCATCTTGTTGATCGTTTTCAAGATAGTCTGCAGCCGCGTCTACGATGATAAGATCCACTTTTATGCGACGAGATTTACCAAGCAAGGACGGACTGAAGAAGGGCTGAATGCCAAGGAGCAAAGTATGCGGAACGATCGTCTTGCGGCTCGTTTTGGCCATCCGGCTCTCTACAAGCCCCTCATCACACCCATGGTTCACGCAAAGGCACAGAATGTTCTTGCGAGCATCTATCAAGGGCGGCTGAGTGACGGTAGGGAAGCGGGTGGCCTGGGAGATTCGGTATCTGTCAGCGGCTACAGCGACACGTACGTTATGGATTCCATGATGTCCGGCAAGGCTGGCAAGGCGTCGCCGAGCATGCCTGGTTTCGAAGTGGTACCCGAATCACGTCTTGACTTTGAATTTTACAAGAACCGGGACGAATTCGCAGAAGATCATGGTGCAGGCGAGCTCTTTGGATCAGACATCCATCGGCCGGGCACGCCGGGCACCATAATGAGCGGGCCAGACTCTCGACCCGGAACGCCTAGTGGAGGAATGGGCTTCGGCGCCAATCGCAGGCTGTTGTCACCGTACAACGACCCTGGGGCTGGGCCGTCATCCAGTGGCTACGTGGGCCCATCTGTCTACTCACCCCCCATACTGGGCGCGCATGAGGTGCCCAGTCGCAGCAGGAGTCCTTTATACAGCCTTGGCAATGATAGTGGTGCCAACCTGGTGCAGGGAGCCGCGCTGATGCCGGTATCGAGTTatcccaccacaccagccgCTGGTGGCCCGGGAGACGGGAGCTATGATGGTGACGTTGGGACTTACAGACCTGGTGTTCCTACCATTCCGCCTGGCATCTTTGGTGGGGGGCCCCGCTATGGCGGCCTTCCGCAGAGCGATCAAGAATTTGGCCAGCCAGCGACAAGTCAAGACCCGACACAATATGACTACTTTAGAGGGCCGCGGAGAGGAACACCAGGCCCTCCGGGCGGCGGCAATGGTGGCAACACCTATAGGGGCTAA
- the SKS1 gene encoding Serine/threonine protein kinase (EggNog:ENOG503NURV; COG:T), with amino-acid sequence MQHVPMFGYPTPPASPAFGQRCAIPNQYLAAHHQQPRYVPVAPEERLGKFITPSLQLTGIAGTGAYGVVYSAVDIHTNVRYAVKCLSKFNADGTPLDRRQVAFQTREIKLHYTASAHPNVVSMLKIIDFPDCTYVILEYCPEGDLFYNITECGRYVGKDELAKRVFLQILDAVEHCHNLGIYHRDLKPENILVSDQGETVKLADFGLAIASERSDDYGCGSTFYMSPECLDHSSRRPFYYCAPNDVWSLGVVLVNLTCGRNPWKQASYEDSTYRAYARSQDFLKTILPVSDELNDILGRIFTRNPDQRITLSELRARILACSRFTEQPTAQVLSTPPASPGHTTVYVADGSAIEDDDDEFDYDEPLSPASSDGESTCSSDEGSLTSSCSSIGDLEEDEDDLFEDIPEAKTPPIYEAPEEPRVVAYHPQQEYMHPVQPLHAPVQPVCAPPKFQQLHQYVWDMLKFAQPPQLHHPVPFHHQVPLFAMQGCY; translated from the exons ATGCAGCATGTTCCAATGTTCGGATATCCCACTccgccagcatcaccagcattCGGTCAGAGGTGTGCCATTCCAAACCAGTATCTTGccgcccaccaccagcaaccgcGATATGTGCCCGTTGCCCCCGAGGAGAGGTTAGGAAAGTTCATCACGCCCTCGCTCCAGCTGACGGGTATCGCGGGGACCGGCGCGTATGGCGTCGTCTACTCTGCTGTCGACATCCACACCAATGTTCGTTATGCCGTCAAGTGCCTTAGCAAGTTCAATGCCGACGGGACCCCGCTGGATCGTCGTCAAGTCGCCTTTCAGACCAGGGAGATCAAGCTTCACTACACCGCCTCAGCCCATCCCAACGTAGTGTCCATGCtcaagatcatcgactttCCTGACTGCACCTACGTTATCCTCGAGTACTGCCCCGAAGGTGACCTGTTTTACAACATCACCGAGTGCGGCCGCTATGTTGGTAAGGATGAACTGGCCAAGAGGGTTTTCCTCCAGATCCTGGACGCCGTGGAGCACTGCCACAACCTGGGGATTTACCACCGAGACCTGAAGCCGGAAAACATTCTGGTATCTGACCAAGGAGAGACTGTCAAGCTGGCAGATTTTGGCCTGGCCATTGCCTCGGAGCGGTCCGATGATTACGGCTGCGGCTCAACCTTTTACATGTCACCAG AATGCCTGGACCACTCGTCAAGGAGACCTTTTTATTATTGTGCCCCCAATGACGTCTGGAGCCTTGGCGTCGTCCTGGTGAACCTCACCTGCGGGCGCAACCCGTGGAAGCAGGCATCCTATGAAGACTCTACTTACCGTGCCTACGCGAGAAGCCAGGATTTTCTCAAGACTATCCTTCCCGTATCGGACGAGTTGAACGACATCCTTGGAAGGATTTTTACCCGGAACCCGGATCAGAGAATCACCCTCTCCGAACTGCGGGCGAGGATACTCGCCTGCTCCCGGTTCACCGAACAACCGACAGCACAGGTTCTGTCGACGCCGCCGGCCTCGCCGGGGCACACCACCGTTTACGTTGCCGATGGATCGGCTAttgaagacgacgacgacgaattCGACTACGATGAGCCGCTCTCCCCTGCTTCGTCAGACGGAGAGTCGACATGCTCGTCCGACGAAGGATCACTCACCTCGTCATGCTCAAGCATCGGAGAcctcgaggaggacgaagacgacTTGTTCGAGGACATCCCAGAGGCCAAGACCCCGCCCATCTACGAGGCACCAGAGGAACCCAGAGTTGTGGCCTACCACCCCCAACAGGAGTATATGCATCCAGTGCAGCCCTTGCATGCCCCTGTCCAGCCGGTATGCGCGCCACCAAAGTTCCAACAGTTGCACCAGTATGTCTGGGACATGTTGAAGTTTGCTCAACCACCGCAGCTTCACCACCCGGTTCCATTCCATCATCAGGTTCCCTTGTTTGCCATGCAAGGTTGCTACTAA
- the TMA7 gene encoding Translation machinery-associated protein 7 (EggNog:ENOG503P7FQ; COG:S) — MGGQGREGKCGKAKPLKAPKKQAKELDDEDKAFLEKQRAAEKAKKEMAAKAGGKGPLNTGAQGIKKSGKK, encoded by the exons ATGGGCGGACAAGGCAGAGAAGGCAAGT GTGGCAAGGCCAAGCCCCTCAAG GCCCCCAAGAAGCAAGCCAAGGAGCTcgatgatgaggacaagGCTTTCCTTGAGAAGCAGCGTGCTG CtgaaaaggccaagaaggagatggccgCCAAGGCTGGCGGTAAGGGACCACTG AACACCGGTGCCCAGGGTATCAAGAAGTCTGGAAAGAAGTAA